TAAAAAGAAAACAGGATTGTACAAGGAACTATGTACTGCAATGTGTTTGGATTAGTCTAAGGGAATTCCAAACAGTGAAATAAATAGCAACGCTGAATGTTTGTTTCGGAATGAAATTGCAAGATTTTTTAACCCTCCAGAGTCACGATGACAGCATGTAAGAGATCCTTTTTGTATCTAACCCCAAATTGTCGTAAAATCAATAAGAGGGTTCATAGTTTTAATATATTAATACAAGTACTTCATCTTTTATTGTAAAGTGTAAGATGCAGAAAGATCCCAAGTTAGTTGGTGGAAGTCGGAATACATTAAACGCAGACCTTGTTGTGGATGGAGATTTTTCAATAAAGCAACCAACAGTACAAAATTTGGTACCAAACCAGAAAGGTCATATTGTCTTGTCAATGTTCCAAGACTTTCAAATTGGAAATAATTCAATGGATCCTGGGAGTTTTCACAGTCCTTCCCAAGGTTCCCTCTCCATGGAGAGCAAAAGGAGGGAGCAGATGTTGGCAGACCTTTGGACACGGAATTCAGGAGTGTCACAAAATCAGTTTCTGTCTGTGGTCAGAGAGTTAAAGAGAGCTAAAAATACTGTGAAAGAACAACAGCAGAGACTGGCACTGTACAAGAATGCAAGTGTCGTAAGTGCTGTGCAActttttcatgtatattttcaaatgaatgCGGGTGGTTTCGTCCCGATTACATATTCGCACCTAGTGGATTCGCACCAAGTGGTTTCGTCCCAATTTCAATGCAGGTAATATAAGGTAGAACATTGCCTTAGAGTCGAGTGGTTTCGCCCCGATGTACTAATCGAGTGGTTTCGCCCCAATaatataacaatttttaaaacatatcttaaAATTATAACGATTTAACATATCTCAAAATTCACTTTCTTTAAAATGATCAACTACTTTCACTTAATTAAATATTGCTGCTTTAAGTTTATGCTAtaaattgaattcttcattttgaaatttatataaatatatctaagattaataaaatcacataatagacacactaattttatctacataatgctaattctgtttcatatgataATTTTAACTTACTGATTTTCCACAATGAATGCTACTTGCCATGGCAAAAATTCTTGGTATAATGATAGAAATGGACATAGTTTGGACGTCGGTATATAgtattcattaatttcaattcaattgctCATCGTTAAAAGAGAGTATGCTCTGATCAATCGTCCCAACCACTGTTGccatatataaacatccaaaaaTTGTTGGTATAATGATCAAAATGAACATACCTTGGGCGtcggtaaattaatatatagCATTCATCCcttaatttcaattcaattgctCATCGTTAAAGGAGAGTATGCACTGATCAATCGTTCTGACCACTGTTGCTACATACTCAATGGGGGCGAAACCACTCAGGACGAATCCACTTGGGGCGTACAGGTAAAGGTGCAAATCCACTAGGTGCGAATATGTAATTGGGACAAAACCACCCGTCACCTTTTCAAACTTACATTGCACATTGTAAGTTTTTATATGGATAAGTAACTTGATTTCATTACTTACAGATTTTTATACCTTTTGAAATGCAAAGATTATTTTATCACATTGCACATTTATGCATGTaattattgaaaaagaaaatatcttatttcttgTTGTGAAAGGCAACAAACGGAAAAATTTAGCTGCTGTAAAGAAACAAATAACAAGTTTGTTTGCAAATCTGACAGGGAGACAGGCAAATCGAGACCAACAATGCTGTGGAAGAGAGAATGAAGGCACAACAGATTGAAATATGTGATCTTAAACAAAGGATTGAGAATCTTCAAGTTCACAAGAAGCAGATGAAGACTGATATTGAGGGAGTTTCTGTTGCTCCTGCATCAAATTCTTTTGAACTCCCCAGAACAAGCAGAGAAAACAGTTTTTCAAAGGTAAAATTATAAACTCATTGAAATTCTTTCct
This genomic window from Ostrea edulis chromosome 4, xbOstEdul1.1, whole genome shotgun sequence contains:
- the LOC125671420 gene encoding cilia- and flagella-associated protein 58-like isoform X1, whose amino-acid sequence is MKLQDFLTLQSHDDSITSSFIVKCKMQKDPKLVGGSRNTLNADLVVDGDFSIKQPTVQNLVPNQKGHIVLSMFQDFQIGNNSMDPGSFHSPSQGSLSMESKRREQMLADLWTRNSGVSQNQFLSVVRELKRAKNTVKEQQQRLALYKNASVGDRQIETNNAVEERMKAQQIEICDLKQRIENLQVHKKQMKTDIEGVSVAPASNSFELPRTSRENSFSKEDCEVSRREKQLLDEIHNWKQKVESLKMENTAMKENYTKLQKSLEDQRFSSIQKWSELSQENAKFRKDLNEAEEDRNMLLEQVEQLNNQLKDKERKLHRMHESYEQAIQDRNVYDQRIAEMKARQVQKTNPLYSSSPKPVVSRVTRPNYSEHGGRTNSTVEDLHEALREFQRQPSHNPKTYRCSRCYEDFTSEQAHLEHIQKCYD